A genome region from Leifsonia sp. Root112D2 includes the following:
- a CDS encoding SGNH/GDSL hydrolase family protein — MHTQARRPFAGMVIGAAGFGVSAVIALLSYIGLGALRARSSARAGSGLTIPEHAVRYGDEHPGEALHFAVLGDSLAVGLGAENGSETVGAILSRRLASELARPVAVHNTAAVGAVSSDLRAQIVALSQIDADPEVALIVIGSNDVLHLVRVDRSARQIFRAVVDLRRMGARVVVATCPDLGTVRALFQPLRMLARGASRRLARAQTIVVLQAGGRPVPLGTTLGAVFSHRYRSMFSVDHVHPSPLGYARAAAVLFPSIRSAAEDDIRREKH, encoded by the coding sequence ATGCATACACAAGCCCGGCGTCCGTTCGCCGGGATGGTCATCGGCGCCGCCGGCTTTGGTGTGAGCGCGGTTATCGCGTTGCTGTCGTACATTGGGCTCGGAGCTCTTCGCGCACGCTCGTCCGCCCGGGCGGGCAGCGGCCTGACGATACCCGAACACGCCGTGCGCTACGGCGATGAACACCCCGGCGAGGCTTTGCATTTCGCCGTGCTCGGTGACTCGCTGGCGGTCGGACTGGGCGCGGAGAACGGTTCTGAGACCGTCGGCGCGATTCTCTCTCGGCGACTGGCCAGTGAGCTCGCCCGACCCGTCGCCGTGCATAACACGGCCGCCGTGGGCGCCGTGAGCAGCGATCTTCGTGCGCAGATCGTCGCGCTCTCCCAGATCGATGCTGACCCCGAGGTGGCCCTCATCGTGATCGGCAGCAACGATGTACTGCACCTGGTGCGAGTAGATCGTTCCGCGCGTCAGATCTTCCGTGCCGTCGTCGATCTGCGGCGTATGGGTGCGCGTGTGGTCGTCGCCACCTGCCCGGATCTCGGGACCGTGCGCGCACTGTTCCAGCCGCTGCGAATGCTGGCTCGCGGCGCAAGCAGGCGGCTCGCGCGGGCTCAGACCATTGTCGTGCTGCAAGCCGGTGGCCGACCGGTGCCGCTGGGCACGACCCTCGGCGCGGTGTTCTCGCACCGTTATCGCAGTATGTTCTCCGTGGACCACGTGCACCCCTCTCCCCTGGGCTATGCCCGGGCGGCGGCCGTGCTGTTCCCGAGCATCCGCAGCGCAGCTGAAGACGACATTCGCCGAGAAAAGCACTGA